The following coding sequences lie in one Cannabis sativa cultivar Pink pepper isolate KNU-18-1 chromosome 5, ASM2916894v1, whole genome shotgun sequence genomic window:
- the LOC115717253 gene encoding uncharacterized protein LOC115717253 isoform X1, giving the protein MMLKRLSSNLRSLALCSAQTLPYTSSSRRLFHSSPKLLQPLLSSASNSWTFKPLFGASSPMHHSLGVNSIISSRFPMSMVQVRHVVSKRDRRKRRKPMTPITSKLKKIKMKPFSSYKSRFRTMNDGNIRRWREGKRHNAHLKSKKAKRRLRLPSIVPAAYAKVMKKLNFSG; this is encoded by the exons ATGATGTTGAAGAGACTATCCTCCAACCTTCGATCTCTAGCACTATGCTCGGCCCAAACACTTCCTTATACCTCTTCTTCTCGTCGTCTGTTCCACTCTTCCCCAAAGCTTCTTCAACCTCTCCTCTCTTCCGCTTCCAATTCATGGACCTTTAAGCCCCTTTTTGGCGCTTCTTCACCAATGCATCATTCTCTGGGTGTTAACTCCATTATTTCTTCTCGATTCCCTATGTCG ATGGTTCAAGTGCGGCACGTCGTTTCGAAGAGGGATAGACGGAAGAGGAGGAAACCGATGACACCAATCACTTCCAAGCTCAAGAAAATCAAAATGAAACCATTCTC GTCTTACAAATCCAGGTTTAGGACTATGAATGATGGGAATATCCGACGGTGGAGGGAGGGAAAACGACACAATGCGCATTTGAAG TCGAAGAAAGCAAAACGCAGGCTCAGGCTCCCTTCTATTGTCCCTGCAGCTTATGCCAAAGTAATGAAGAAGCTTAACTTCAGTGGTTAA
- the LOC115717253 gene encoding uncharacterized protein LOC115717253 isoform X2, producing the protein MMLKRLSSNLRSLALCSAQTLPYTSSSRRLFHSSPKLLQPLLSSASNSWTFKPLFGASSPMHHSLGVNSIISSRFPMSMVQVRHVVSKRDRRKRRKPMTPITSKLKKIKMKPFSSYKSRFRTMNDGNIRRWREGKRHNAHLKFPFALSSVFQYWAFSLHITMLPLK; encoded by the exons ATGATGTTGAAGAGACTATCCTCCAACCTTCGATCTCTAGCACTATGCTCGGCCCAAACACTTCCTTATACCTCTTCTTCTCGTCGTCTGTTCCACTCTTCCCCAAAGCTTCTTCAACCTCTCCTCTCTTCCGCTTCCAATTCATGGACCTTTAAGCCCCTTTTTGGCGCTTCTTCACCAATGCATCATTCTCTGGGTGTTAACTCCATTATTTCTTCTCGATTCCCTATGTCG ATGGTTCAAGTGCGGCACGTCGTTTCGAAGAGGGATAGACGGAAGAGGAGGAAACCGATGACACCAATCACTTCCAAGCTCAAGAAAATCAAAATGAAACCATTCTC GTCTTACAAATCCAGGTTTAGGACTATGAATGATGGGAATATCCGACGGTGGAGGGAGGGAAAACGACACAATGCGCATTTGAAG TTTCCATTTGCCTTGTCTTCAGTGTTTCAATATTGGgcattcagtttgcatattacCATGCTACCACTCAAGTAA